From Herbaspirillum sp. WKF16:
CGACCGCCTGTTCCAGGAACTGCAGGCGCTGGAAACCGTCCATCCCGAACTGGCGACGCCGGATTCGCCGACCCAGCGCGTGGGCGGCGCGCCCTTGCCGCAGTTCGATGCGGTGCGCCACGATATCCCCATGCTGTCGTTGGGCAACGGTTTCACCGACGAAGACATTGAAGCCTTCGACAAGCGCGTCATGGACGGCCTGGAGTCGCTGCAGGAGATCCGCTACGCCACCGAACTCAAGTTCGACGGCCTGGCCATCAGCCTGCGCTACGAGAATGGCGTGCTGGTGCAGGCCGCGACCCGCGGCGACGGCGCCACCGGCGAGAACGTCACCGCCAATATCCGCACGGTGCGCGCCATCCCGCTGCGCCTGCATGGCGACCAGGTTCCGGCGGTGCTGGACGTGCGCGGTGAAGTGCTGATGTACAAGGACGATTTCGCGCGCCTGAACCAGCGCCAGCGCGACGCCGGCCAGAAGGAGTTCGCCAATCCGCGCAACGCCGCCGCCGGCAGCCTGCGCCAGCTGGACTCGCGCATCACCGCGCAGCGCACGCTGCGCTTCTTCGCCTACGGCATCGGTGTGCTGGAAGGCATGGAGATGCCGGCCTCGCATTCGGCGCTGCTGGACTGGTACCAGCAGCTTGGCCTGCCGGTGTGCAAGGAGCGCGCAGTGGTCGCCGGCGCTGCCGGCCTGCTGGCGTTTTATCGCGGCATCGGCGAAAAGCGCGAACGACTGCCCTACGAGATTGACGGCGTGGTCTACAAGGTGGACCGGCTGGACCAGCAAAAGCAGCTGGGTTTCGTCTCGCGCGCACCGCGCTTTGCGCTGGCGCACAAGTTCCCGGCGCAGGAGGCGCTGACCGAGGTGCAGGACATCGAAGTGCAGGTCGGCCGCACCGGCGCCATCACGCCGGTGGCGCGCCTCAATCCGGTGTTCGTGGGCGGCGTGACCGTGACCAACGCCACACTGCACAACGAGGACGAAGTGCGCCGCAAGGATATCCGCATCGGCGACACCGTCATCGTGCGCCGCGCCGGGGATGTGATTCCGGAAGTGGTCGCCTGCGTCCCGGAAAAACGCCCGGCCGACGCGCGCGCCTTCGTCATGCCGACCGAGTGCCCGGTATGCGGCTCGCCCATCGCGCGCGCCGAGGATGAGGCGATTGCCCGCTGCACCGGCGGCTGGCTGAAATGTTCGGCGCAGCGCAAGGGCGGCTTGCAGCATTTCGCCTCGCGTCGCGCCATGGATATCGAGGGCC
This genomic window contains:
- the ligA gene encoding NAD-dependent DNA ligase LigA, producing MPTDLFSAGRPPAGAPDWLVRAHELRADLNRHNHSYYVLDQPSIPDAEYDRLFQELQALETVHPELATPDSPTQRVGGAPLPQFDAVRHDIPMLSLGNGFTDEDIEAFDKRVMDGLESLQEIRYATELKFDGLAISLRYENGVLVQAATRGDGATGENVTANIRTVRAIPLRLHGDQVPAVLDVRGEVLMYKDDFARLNQRQRDAGQKEFANPRNAAAGSLRQLDSRITAQRTLRFFAYGIGVLEGMEMPASHSALLDWYQQLGLPVCKERAVVAGAAGLLAFYRGIGEKRERLPYEIDGVVYKVDRLDQQKQLGFVSRAPRFALAHKFPAQEALTEVQDIEVQVGRTGAITPVARLNPVFVGGVTVTNATLHNEDEVRRKDIRIGDTVIVRRAGDVIPEVVACVPEKRPADARAFVMPTECPVCGSPIARAEDEAIARCTGGWLKCSAQRKGGLQHFASRRAMDIEGLGEQLVEQLVDSNIVTTPADLYRLGLLALATLDRMAEKSAQNVLAALQKSKDTTLARFIYALGIRHVGEATAKELARHFGGLDKILAASEEQLLEVADIGPVVAASIRAFFSDAMNVELVEQLRAVGVHWPESEGADSGPKHLAGKTFVLTGTLPNMSRDEAARLVEAAGGKVAGSVSKKTSYVVAGAEAGSKLAKAEELGVPILDEDGLKALCAGAGQDAPSGS